AAGGGAGGCCCTTATCTCGCCCGGCCATGGCGAGGATGCGCCGAAACCCACGGGCATACAGCGATCAGATCCTGGCCTCTCCTTTGCCCATCCTGACTGCGGCGGCTTGCTGAGTCAGGATGGGCAAAGGTTCCTTGGGCGAAGCACCCATTATGCCCGGACATTGTTCGATTTGGCAGTGGTTACACGCCTGAACCGCAAGGGTTCAGTTCAGGCGGCAAACCTTCTGACACGGGCACATTCGTCCCATCTGTCGTCCAACGTCCCGGTGCTTTCGCTTTCAGGAGAGATTGATTCCAATTCGTTCGCCAGGGCCTGTCTTTAAGGTCAGGACAGCTTGAAAGCCTGTCGCAGCAGCGGCCCCACCTGGCTGGGCTTGGCCGCCGTTAGCGCGCCGGCCATCTCCAAGGCTCTGACTTTGCCTTTTACCGTGCCTTTGCCTCCGGTAACGATAGCGCCCGCATGCCCCATCCGTTTGCCCTCCGGTGCGGTGCGCCCGCCGATAAAGGCCACGAGAGGCTTTGTGAATATCTTTGCCTCCATGGCTTCGGCCACCTCTTCTTCCATACTGCCGCCAAGTTCGCCAATGATAACCACAGCTTCAGTTTCCGGGTCAGCTTCGAACATGGGCAAAAGTTCTGCAAAACGGGTCCCGGGGGTGATGTCGCCACCGACGCCTATAAGGGTGCTGACGCCGAACCCCCCTTTCACCACTTCCGCTGTCACTTCGTTTGTAAGCGAGCCGCTGCGAGTCATGACGCCGATGGATCCGCGCTTGTAGACCCGCTCTATCCAAAAAGGTATGCAGCCTGCCATGCCCTTTCCGGGCGAGATTATGCCCGAAGTATTGCCCCCGATGACCATAGCCCCGCAGGAGCGCGCAGCGCTGCGAATTTGCAGGCATTCATGCACGGGAATGCCGTCGGCGATGGTGACGATTTTTTTTATGCCTGCGTCCAGGGCCTCAAAGACTGCGTCCTTGGTAAAGCGGGGCGGTACGAACAGCATGGCCATTTCGGCGGGATGATCCCGCATCCCACGCTTGACGGAATGGAATACGGGCACGCCGTCCACATCCTGTCCTTCCTTGCCCGGCGTGACGCCAAAAACGACCTTGGTGCCCATTTCTTTCATATGCTTGAGCCAGTAGCTGCCTTCTTTGCCGGTGGCGCCCTGAACTTCCACTGTGGTGGTTTCGTCGATAAAAATGCTCATTACTTCACCCTCCCCGCAGCGATGTCCACTGCGCGCTGTACGGCTTCCTCAGTTTCACCAAGGGGGTCCAAGCCAGCCACGCGCAAGGTGTCAAAGGCCTCTTCTTCATTGGTGCCGCGAATGCAGGTCACAATGGGCACATCGGGATTAAGCTCATTTATGGCTTCCACCAGGCCGTTGGCCATAACGTCCGCCCGGGCGATGGTGCCAAAGGTCACTACCAGAATGACCTTGCACTTGTTGCGCAGGCAAAGACGCATGGCTTCACGGGCTTTCTTGTAATTGGGACCACCAAATTCAAGATAGTTGGCCACCGTGCCGCCAGCGTAGTTGATGAGGTCAAATACCGTCGTGGTAAGACCGGCCCCGGCGCACATGAGCGAAATGTCACCGTCAAACTGCAGGTAGGGAATGCCTTCAAGCGCGGCTTCGTATTCGGTATCGCTGTCGAAATGAGCGCGGGTCAGCGGATATTTGCCGTCAAAGTTGCCCATATTGTCGTCAGTGATGAGCTTGCCGTCGCCTGCGACAATCTCGCCGTCGGCGTCCACGAACAGGGGATTGATTTCTGCCAGTTCAGCGCCATATTTGCGAAAGACCTTATAGAGGTTTCGCAGCACTTCGCCGACTTTTTTGGCCAATTCGTCCTGAAGACCAAGGCCAAATGTCACTTCCCGCACGTGGTGCGGCATGAGGCCCCTGTCAATGTCCACATCTACCTTCACCAGTTTTTCCGGTGATTCTTCAGCCAGTTTTTCAATTTCCACGCCGCCTTCAGCGCTGGATATGATGCTGATCTGCGCGGTGACGGGATTAAGGGTTATGGCCAGATACAGCTCCTGCGCAATATCAACCGCCTGTTCCACAAGAATACGAAACACGCCGTGTGGGGAGGCAAAAAGCTCTGCGGCCTTGCCCATGGCTTCGTCTTCGGTTTTGACAACCTGGATAAGCCCAGCCTTGCCACGTCCGCCGCGCAGCACCTGCGATTTAAGAACGCAGGGCAGGCCGATGGCTTTGAGGGCGGTTTGCACTTCGGCAACAGTGGAGCATAATATTCCCTGAGGAATAGGGATGCCGCTCTCTGCAAAAGCTTCCTTTGCCTGGAATTCAAATAATTTCATGGGTGGTTCCCCTTGGGTTTTTGTATGGCACGCGACCGGTATGCTGTCGAAAAGGATGCACCGGCTGCCTATTCCAAAAGAAGCGGCTCTACATATTGTACTTCTTCCAGAACGCGCCCCACATTTCTTCATCCGTAAAAGCCCAAGGTTCTACGGGTTCGTTGACCCAGGTGATGTTCAAAAAATGTTTGAAGTGCACATTTTCCGTGGTGATGTTTCCCCCCCAGGTGCCGCAGCCCAAAGTGGCTGTTGAAGGCATACGGTTGCAGGGGTACCCGCCATTGGCGGCAGCCATTGGCTGACGCACTGTCACACGGCTGGTCGGCATCTCGTTGCCGAGGCGCTCGATATAGTCGCGCTTGAACGTATGGATGCCGCAGGAGTGACCAGGGCCGACACGGCTGGTTAAAATCTTGAGGATATCCACAGCGGCGTCGAAGTCCTTGGCCCGGTAAGCCACCAGCACGGGAGAAATCTTCTCATCCGCAAACTGATCTGTCCGGGGATCTTCAGCACTTTCCACCAGCAACATGGTGGTGTTCTCGGGTACGGATATGCCGGCGCCATTGGCGATAACCAGCGACGATTGGGCAATCACATCGGGGTTAAGAGCCATCTTGCCCTTTTTGTTCAGCTTCCACATGTGCTGTTTGAGAGCGTCCGCTTCCTGAGCAGAGCAGACATGAACATTCATTTCTTTAAAGGCGGCGATGGTCTGATCATACACGGCGTCCACCACAATAATGGCGTTTTCCGAGGAGCAGGAGGTGGCGTAGTCAAAGGTTTTGCTGCTGTGGATTTTCTGCACCGCGTCAGGGATATCAGCGTCTTCCGCCACAATGGCCACAGCATTGCCTGCTCCTACGCCATATGCCGGGGTGCCGCTGGAATAGGCGGCTTTGACCAGGGGCCCGCTGCCTGTGGCAACGATCAGGTCGGATTTGCGCATCAATTCCGCTGTGTCTTCACGCTCGGGCAATTCAATAACCTGAATGAGATCTTCGGGAGCGCCCACCTGCTTCAGGCCGTTACGCATGAATTCTATGGCTTTGGTGGTACATTCCTTGGCCCGGCTGCTGGGTTTGAATATGACCGCGTTGCCGCCCTTGAGAATGGATATGGCCTTGCCGCCCGCGGTGGCTGTGGGATTGGTGGCAGGAAGAATGGCGCATACCACGCCTACCGGCTTGGCGTACTTTGAAATTCCTGTTTCTTCATTGCGCTCAATGCAACCTACGGTCTTTACGCCTTTAATGTCGTGCAGCACGCCGCCAATTTTTCTCTTGTGTTTGACGAATTTGCTTTCAAAATTGCCGTAACCGGTTTCTTCAACGGCCATTTTCGCAAGTATTGCGGCATTGGCATCATTGTACACTTCCCAACCTACAGAAAGACAAACATCGTCTATCTGTTGCTGCGTGTAGCCAGAAAAAGTCTTTTGCGCTTGCTTTGCGGCAGACAAAAGCTCATCGACGCTTTTCATAACCATTTCTCCGGTAGATATTCGCAAACAAGGTGTCCGTACATCGCCATGCCGTATTGAGCTGTTAATATTTTCACATTAGCAACAAGCGGGCCATAGTTGATAACTACGTATAATTATATGATTTTTAAAAATTAGTGCTTAGGTGACATGCGCAAAGTCTGGAATAGTGTATGGGAATTCAGACATGTGTGTCTGGATATATTCTGTGAAATAAGACACATGAAAAAATATGATTTTACTGTGAAATAGATGGTGGGCAATATTTTGTGTTGTAATTAACTATGAATTCATTTTTTGTGATGTAGTAATTAAAATATTTTGATATTATATCATTTATAAAAGTGTATTTATCCGGTAAAAACGAAATATATATCATTGTTTAACAATTTAATTCAATTAATATTCTAAACATAAAAACTAAAATGCATGTAAAACGTCTCAAATGATGCATCAAAATCGGCCCCTCTTTAGTTATTTTTTTCACATAACAGAGTAAATTCATTTAACATACTGACATAATTTACTATTTTTGATGTCTGCGTGTTGGATTACTTTGTGCATAAGCAGGGTATTCAGACCAGCACCATACAGGCTGACAACTACAATTGCCGTATTGCGCTGCCGGCGTCGCACCAGTTTGCGTGCGTCGATCCGTATCGGTGCAGGTCACGCACTTTTTTTTCAAGGAGAATATGCCAATGCCCAAGATGACGCCCAGTGAGGCCATGACGGAAGTTCTGGTTCAGGAAGGAGTAAACCATGTCAGCGGCATTCTCGGCTCCGCATTTATGGACATGCTGGATTTGTTTCCCGCAGCGGGGATCGACTTTATTTCAGTGCGCCATGAGCAGACTGCCGGGCATATGGAAGACGCCTACAGCCGTCTTACCGGCAGGGCCGGCGTGGTTATCGGCCAGAACGGCCCCGGCATCACCAACTATGTGACGGCTGTGGCCACGGCCAACATGGCGCATTCGCCCATGGTGGTTCTTTCGCCCAGTGCGGGCAGCATTTCCGTCGGTTGGGACGGCTTCCAAGAATGCGACACGTGGAATCTGTTTAAACCCATCACCAAGGCCTCCCTGCGCGTGCCTCACCCCAAGCGCGCGGCCGACATCGTACGCACGGCCTTCCGCATTGCCTACGCCGAACGCGGCCCGGTGCTTGTGGACATCCCGCGCGACTATTTTTACGGCGAGCTGGATGAAGACATTCTGCATCCCTCGCAGTACCGCGTGGCCCCCGGCGGCATCGGCAATCCCGAACATTTCGCGGCCGCCGTGGAAGTGCTGAAGAACGCCAAAAACCCGGTGATCATCTCCGGGCGCGGCGTGGTGGATTCGGGCTGCGTTGCCACCATCAAGGCCATGGCCGAATACCTTGGCGCGCCTGTGGCGACCACCTATCTGCACAACGACGCCTTCCCCTGCGACCATCCGCTGTGGACCGGCCCCATAGGCTACATGGGCTCCAAGGCCGCCATGCGCATCCTGCAGAAGGCCGACGTCATCCTGGCCGTGGGCACCAGGCTGTCCTACTTCGGCACCCTGCCGCAGTACGACATCAACTACTTCCCCAAGACCGCCAAGATCGTGCAGATCGACATCAACCCGCGTCATATCGCCAAGACGCACCCCGTGGCAGTGGGCCTGTGCGCCGACGCCAAGGACGCCTCCGAAGAACTGTTCGCGCGGCTGCGTCAGGCCGTGCCCGCCAAGACCGACCTGACCTATGTGCATAATATGGTGACGGACGAGCTGAACGGCTGGTATCAGGAAATCGCCCTTATCGCCGACGAACCCGTGGAAGCCGGACGCATGCATCCGCGCAAGGCTCTTGAAGTGGTGGGCAAGTTCATCACCGACAACGACGCCATCGCCACCACGGATATCGGCAACACGTCCTCCACGGCCAACAGCTACCTGCGCTTCAAGAATCCCAAGCGCCATGTGGCCACGCTGACCTTCGGCAACACGGGCTTTGCCTATCAGGCCGCTCTGGGCGCGCAGCTTGCCTGCCCTGAAGACCTGACGGTAGCCATTGTGGGCGACGGCGCATGGGGCATGAGCCTTTTTGAAGTGCCCACCGCCTGCCAGTACAATCTGCCCGTCATCGCCACCGTGTATAACAACGGGGCCTGGTGCGCAGAAAAGAAAAACCAGGTGGACTTCTACAACAACCGCTTTGTGGGCGCGGACATCTGGTCCAAGTCCTATGCCAAGATAGCCGAGGCCATGGGCGCCGACGGTTACACGGTCAACACGCAGAAGGATCTGGCCGAAGCTCTTGAAGCGGCCAAGAAGAACCGACGCCCTGCGGTTATTGAAGTAATGACTGACGGTACGCGGCTTGCCCCCCCCTTCCGCAGAGACGCGCTGGCCCTACCGACCAGATATCTGCCGAAGTACGAGCATCTCGACAAAAAGAACTTCTAAAGGAGTTTTGCTATGAGATTGTCGCGTAGCGGTGGGGAAAACCCACCTAAGCCAATCTCGCGAGCCTTGCTGCGTGTTGCTTCGCAAGGCCAGAGCATTTCATCTGCATAGACAATTTGAATGTTGAAATGCTCTAGCCACCTCGCGGCCGGAAGATTCTTACTCCACTCCTCCACCATGCCGTCATCCTGGTTTGCCGCCAGGGTGGCGGCATGACTAGGTAGATAGCGCCGCCCGGCCTCAACAACAGCAAGGTTACGGAAAGAAATCGTAACGGCTTCTTCGTGTTGCGTTGCAGATCCGCAAAAAACCCGGCTACACAATATCCGCATGTTGCTGCGGCAGAAAGACATCATCTTTTTTCAGGGCTTTTGCATTGTTCCAGGATTCATTCAGATTTATTCAATGATTGCTGATGCATTTTTTTTAATGTACATTAGGGCATCTTCATTTAAACCAATCGCTCATGCATGGCGCGGTCAGCCTTGGCAACCCACAAAGGAACCATGATGCCCCCCAATTCTTCCCTATTTGATCAGAGAGAACAGTTTTATGAACTGATCCTCAACAGCCTGACAACCGGCATATATGTGTGTGACAATAACTATGTGGTAAAGTTTATCAATCAGGCCTACGCCGACTACCTCGGTCTGCCGCGTGAGCAGATTATGGGACGACCCATCACGGATTTTATTCCTGACAGTCGCGCTCCTTTTGTAACCAGCACCGGGCAGTCGGAAATGGGCAACATCAGAAAATTCAAGGGCAAAGACGGCGAAAGAATGATCGTAGTCAATCGCCAGCCGTTTGAATACGCTCCCGACACCATCGGCATGCTTTCTCAGACTCTTTTCAGCACGCGCGGCGAGTTCGACGCGGTAATGAAAAGAATTGAATACCTTGACAAAAAAGTTGCTTCTTACGAGCGGCGCATACGAAGCGCCCTTTCCCCAAACTATACATTGCAATCCATCATTGGCGAAAGCGATACCATCCAGCGCTTCAAGGAATACCTGGTGCGTTTTGCCCAAACCAATGCGCCGGTGCTGATTCTTGGAGCCACGGGTTCTGGAAAGGAGTTGGCGGCCAGCGCATTACACTGCGAAAGCGAACGCCGTGAAGGCCCCTTTGTGAGCATCAACTGCGCCGCCATACCCAAGGAGCTTTTTGAATCGGAGCTGTTCGGTTATGCGCCAGGGGCCTTTTCGGGCGCGCACAAGGACGGCAAGGTAGGACAGCTTGAGCTGGCCCACCAAGGCACGCTTTTTCTGGATGAAATCGGAGACACCCCGCTTCCTGTACAAGCCAAGCTGCTGCGCGTACTGGAAAACAGCACCCTTTGCAGAGTTGGTTCAACCCTGCAGCGTTCTGTGAATTTTCGCCTGCTTGCAGCCACCAACCGTGACCTCAAGGCAATGATCGCCGAGGGCAGTTTTCGCGAGGATTTGTACTATCGACTTAGCCCGCTGAGGCTCGTTGTGCCGTCATTGCATCAGCGAAAGGAAGATATTCCCCTGTTAGTCCGCCATATGCTAGAGCGCATGGACAGGCAGGACGCGAAAATTTCAAAAAGCGCGATGCAGGCGCTTTTGAAGTATTACTGGCCCGGCAATATTCGCGAACTACGCAACGTGCTGACTTCCGCCCTGAGTCTTTGCCGTAACGACACCATCAACCTTGAGGACTTGCCGCCGGAAGTTCTTTCAGACTTCGGAAAATTGGCCGTGGAACCAATGGAACCCCATCATGACAAGCTTTCCCCGGCGGCGCAGCTTCCCGATTCGCCGCTCCAAAATACCAAATCCAAAAAAAACACAAATCTTGCCGCCATGCTGGCCGACAACGAACTGCACTTGATAGTGTCGGCTCTTAACCAGTATGATTGGAATGTGGCCAAGGCAGCAAGAAGTTTAGGTATTTCTCGTGCAACGCTTTATGAGAAATTTAAAAAATACGGTATTTCGCGCAATAATTACGATAGCTAGGCGCAACCATGCATAAGGCGTGGAGGGGTGCTCCTCAAAAAGCCGTTCTGCAAAACAAAACCCATCAGGTTTTCAGGGCTTCTGCGTGCGCCGCTTTGCCTTGTCCGCCTGATGGGATGCTTTTATTGGGGCAGGCTTTGCCCGAACCACAGGGAAAAGCTAGCGCTGGCCGATCACATCCAGAAAAACCAGAGGCACACTGCCGCTGTTTTTAAGAGCATGAGAATCGCCGGGGCGGGCGATGGTGATGTCGCCGCCTTTCACCGGGGTTTCCTTACCCGCGCTGTCGGTAAATACGCCCTCGCCGGAAACGATGATGTAGGCGTCCTCATTGTTTTCATGCTTGTGCATGCCAATGGAAGCACCTGGCTGCAGGGTCATCCAGCCGATTTCCCTGATGACCATATCCTTGGTTGCGTCGTTGCGGGTAAAGCCGAACTGGCCGAACAGCGTACCCTGACCGCCAGCCACATTGTCGCGGTTCCAGGTTTTCAGATTATCCTTGGGGTAGAGCTGCGGCTCCCCCGCAAGGGCTGTTCCGACAAACATCAGTGAGCACAGCGCTACGGCAAAAAACATCTTTTTCATAGTCACACTCCGGTTACATGGATACTTTTCGTAAAGTCACATAACACAATGGAATCATATGGAATAAAGCCTGTCGATGCATAGGCGGCACGTTGATGTCGGCGACACGACTATATGCCCGCACAAACCTATCCGCAAGTGAAGGATACCCACAGGTTGCGCATCCGAATACTGTTCTTGGGGCAAGGCCCCTTGAGCCCTGCGCATGCTTGGTGCATACGCAAAAGCCTCTACGCCCTGCTCCATGTGCAAACATTGCGGAGCGGTTGCATACTTATGCAGCAAGCCCGTTCCATGTTGCAAAAAAAATTCACATAAGGAAGCTGCACTCCTAATGCCCAAGCCCTGAGCATACGCAAAACATTATGAGCAATGTCATTCTGACAGGAAAGCGCCCCACGGGAAAGCTGCATATCGGACACTTCTCCGGATCGCTCAACCAGCACGTTTTCTGCAAGATTTTGGGAAATTTGATGAAATCTACATCATGCTGGCCGATGCACAGGCCCTGACCGACAATGCCGACTATCCTGAAAAAGTGCGCAACAGCATCCTTAAAGTGGCGCTGGACTATCATGCCGGATAAATAATGGACTATCCCCTTCCTCTTCGGCCTGGAATAAAATATCCCTTGCCTTAATGGGCGTGCCAGACATCTCTGGCGCGCCCGTTTTTTGTGCTGTTGCCACTCCATCTATTTGGCATAACATATATTTATGTTGCAATCTGGATGTGGATGCGCGAATGGCCCCTTGGGCCACCGAGTAGATTGCGCCATTATTCACAAATATACGTGCAACTGACATCCCTTTTGCACACGCTCGCAGCCGGATAGCAATTTGCCTTTCGAGTGCATTTTGTCTGCGAATTTAGAGCATTTTCGCATTGAAAATATCCTATTCTTCATGCTTCCAAGACGCCAGCTCCGGTGCGTAACTGCGCAAATAAATTTCGCTTACTCCTTCGCGGCGGGCGTCTGCTCCCGCATTTGCCAGAGCAATTTCAAAGAGAAATTGCTCTGGCTTGCTGTGCACCTTCCCTGCCATTTCTGTTTCACTTCCACGCCTCGTCACATGGTCCAATTGTGAGCTTCGACACATATGCTCAAAAATGACGCCCTCAAAATGTTCATTCAACATACTAGAATATAATATATTTTATTTGGCACCCCCTTTGCAACATGTGTAAAAATTCTCAATCACTTTTTTACACAGCAAAGGAGTTGTTATGGCCGATTCCTCCTCCTTCGAAGCGCTGAACCCTTATCAAATGTGCGACAAGGCGGCTGCCGTCATGGAAGGCAAGGCCATCAAGCCTGCGGGCAAGGCGTTTTTGCTTGCTGTTATGGCGGGCGTGTTTATCGGTCTGGGTTTTGTCTACTGCGCCATAGCCAATGCAAGCGGCGCCGGCAAGATTGTGGGCGGTCTTGTGTTCAGCCTTGGGCTCATGCTGGTCATTGTTCTGGGCGCGGATCTGTTCACCTCCACAACCATGACCCTTCTTCCCCGTGCCAGCAAAAGGATCACCTGGGGGCAGATGTTCGCCAACTGGGGCGTTGTTTACGCTGGCAACTTTGTGGGCAGCCTGATTCTTGTGGCGCTTATACTGCTCAGCGGGCATCCGTGGGAGAACGGCGGCAGCATTGCGCTTTTCTACATCAACACCACAGAGCACAAGCTGACCCATACCTTCATTGAAGCCATGTTTCTGGGAGTCATGTGCAACCTGATGGTCTGTCTTGGCGTGTGGATGAGCTACGCAGGGCGCTCGCTGTTTGACAAAATGATCGCCTGCCTGTTCCCCGTGGGACTCTTTATCGCCTGCGGTTTTGAACACAGCGTGGCAAACATGTTCATGATTCCCATTGGCATTCTGTGCAGCCACATGATGCCCCCCGAAGTGGCGGCCAAACTGGCCGACCCCGCGCACATAGCCTCTGTGCTGAACTGGCAGAATTTTATTTTCAAGAACCTCATACCCGTGACATTGGGCAACATCCTTGGCGGGGGCGTGTTTGTGGGCCTGTTCCACTGGCTCATCTACCTGCGGCACGGTCACGAGGGCCACCAGCCAGCCAGCATGGCCACACGGCACAAGCAGTCCCCGACCATCGACTAAAGTGTCGACGCTGTCGAAGCGCTTCGTCAAAAGTGTCGAACACGGCGTTATGGATAGCCCGCCGCATGGATAGCGAGCTGACATATTCCCCAAAATGCGCATGAATACTCAATTTGTGCATAATGGCACGCATTCTGCTGACGAGGGGCCATTATCACGATCCCTTGCGTAACGAGGAAGCTTATGAACCATTTTATTTTTGCGGACCCGGTCAAATGCATCGGCTGCAATACCTGCATGGCGGCGTGTTCGCTGGTGCATGAGCAGCAGGGGCTGCTCGGCAGACCCCGGCTTGAGGTCATGCGTTACGGCAACGGCACAGCGCCCGTGAGTTGCCGCCATTGCGAAGACATGCCCTGCGCCAAGGTCTGCCCGGTGAACGCCATCACTGCCACAGGGCATTCAGTGCACATCAACGAAAGCAACTGCATTGGTTGCAAGCTGTGCGGTCTTGCCTGTCCTTTCGGGGCCATTGCCCCGGCGGCCGACAGGCCCGCCGGGCACCCGGAAGTATACGAGCACTATGTGCCGGAAGAAGAACTGGCCGACGCCCCGGGCAGCAACTATTCCATGCCGCCTTTTCTGGCCTGGAATGTGGGCCGCCGCACTGTGGCCGTAAAGTGCGACCTCTGCTACTTCCGCTCGACCCCGGCTTGCGTGGAGGCCTGCCCCACCATGGCCCTGCGCCTTGTGGACGAAAAAACGCTGGCCGAACTGCAAAACAGCAAACGTATTGCCACGCTTGAGATGGAAAAACACGACGACAAAGCCGTCCCGGCGGCAACAACCATGTCGGGGGTGCAGCATGCGTGATCCACTTGAAATCCTGCTCTGGGCTGTGCTGACCTACATGGCTGGTGGCGTGCTTTCCCTGCTGCTGAGCCGCAACGAAAGGGCCGCCATCACGGTCAGCGGCCTGCTTGGCGCGCTTGGCGGCGCGCTTGGGCTGTATGCTGTCCTGCCCTTTCTGCTGCAACGGACCGAGGCCCTCAGCCATGTCTATGCGGGACCGTTTCCCTTTGCGCATCTGGCCGTACGGCTGGACATGCTGGGAGCCTTCATGACGGGCGTCATCTCCCTGCTGGCGGTTGCCGCCTCCATCTATTCCCTGGCCTATGTTAGGGAATACGAAGGCAAGGGCGCTGCGGCCATGGGATTTTTCATGAATACCTTCATCGCTTCTATGGTGGCGCTGATGGTCATGGACAACGCCTTCTATTTTATCATCTTTTTTGAAGTCATGTCGCTTTCTTCCTATTTTCTGGTCATCGCCGATCAGGAAAGCGAAGCGGTCAGCGCCGGTCTGCTCTACTTTTTCATAGCGCATGCCGGGTCTGTGCTTATCATGGCCTCGTTCTTCATCATGTACTGCCACACCCCTGACAGCAGCCTTGATTTTGCGGCTTTCCGTCAGGCGCAGATTTCGCCGCTCATGGCTTCCATCGCCTTTTTGCTGGCATTTTTCGGCTTTGGGGCCAAGGCGGGCATGCTGCCCCTGCACGGCTGGCTGCCCAGAGCGCACCCGGCAGCGCCCTCGCACGCTTCGGCCATGATGTCGGGCGTGATGGTCAAGATCGGCGTGTTCGGCATCATCAAGGTGGGCGCGGACCTGCTGGGCGGCGCGGATATGCCTGTCTGGTGGGGCGTTGTGGTACTGACCTTTGGCGCTGTTTCGTCCGTGCTGGGCGTCATGTACGCGCTGGCGGAGCACGACATCAAACGCCTGCTTGCCTACCACACGGTTGAAAACGTGGGCATCATCCTCATGGGCGTGGGCGTGGGCCTCATGGGCCTTGCCCTCAAGAATCCGCTGCTGGCCGCACTGGGCTTTCTGGGCGCGCTCTACCACCTGCTGAACCACGCCGTGTTCAAGGGCCTGCTGTTCCTTGGCGCAGGGGCCATCATCTACACGGTGCACACCAAGGATATGGAAAAGATGGGCGGCCTCGCCAAGCGCATGCCGCGCACGGCCCTGGCCTTTCTGGTGGGCTGCATGGCCATTTCCGCCCTGCCGCCCCTCAACGGCTTTGTCAGTGAATGGTACACCTATCAGGGACTTGTGAGCATCAGCCAGCATTCCTCCGTCATCGCGCGGCTTTCCGGCCCAGTGGCAATCGTGATGCTGGCCATCACCGGCGCTCTGGCCGCCATGTGCTTTGTAAAAGTGTACGGCATCAGCTTTTGCGGTCAGGCGCGCAGCGCCAAGGCTGCGGAAGCCACGGAAGTTCCGGCCGCCATGACGCTTTCCATGCTTGGTCTGGCCGCGCTGTGCGTGGCGCTGGGCGTGGGCGCGGCCTGCGTGGCCCCTGTCGTCAGCGCTGTGGCCGATTCGCTCACCACTGGCCAGCAGCATCTTGAAGCCGTGCGCCAGGGCGTGCTCATTCCTGGTGCGGACGCCGCCACCGGACTTTCTCCCACACTGGTAATGCTCCTGCTGCTGGGCGGCATGCTGCTGCCTTTGCTGGTCTTCATGATCGGCAAGGCCGACCGCCTGCCCATGCGCCGCAAAAATGACCCTTGGGCCTGCGGCTACGGCTACGAGGAACGCATGGCCCTCTCCGCCGGGAGTTTTACCCAGGGGCTGCGCCATGTGTTTGCGGGGCTTTACCGCCTGCGCCAGGCGCTTGATCCCGCTCCGGCCATGTCGCGCGCACTTGACTCGGTCATACGCACGGCGCGGCATGTGGAACCCATGTGGGACGACGGCATTCTTGCCCGCATCGTCCGTGCCGTGCAAAAGACCGGCATATGCGTGCAGCGGCTGCAGCAGGGCGATTTCCGCGTCTACTGCCTGTATATCATCATCGCGCTTATCACGCTGCTTCTCATCAAAGCCGCCTAGGGGGAACCATGTTTACCATGCAATCCTTGTCCTGGCCGGTATCCTTGCTGCTGGCCGCCGTGCAGACGCTGCTTCTGCTTTTGCTGGCCCCTCTGCTGTCCGGCATTTCCCGTAAAATCCGGGCCAGAATGCACTCGCGC
This DNA window, taken from Desulfovibrio sp. 86, encodes the following:
- a CDS encoding succinate--CoA ligase subunit alpha, which encodes MSIFIDETTTVEVQGATGKEGSYWLKHMKEMGTKVVFGVTPGKEGQDVDGVPVFHSVKRGMRDHPAEMAMLFVPPRFTKDAVFEALDAGIKKIVTIADGIPVHECLQIRSAARSCGAMVIGGNTSGIISPGKGMAGCIPFWIERVYKRGSIGVMTRSGSLTNEVTAEVVKGGFGVSTLIGVGGDITPGTRFAELLPMFEADPETEAVVIIGELGGSMEEEVAEAMEAKIFTKPLVAFIGGRTAPEGKRMGHAGAIVTGGKGTVKGKVRALEMAGALTAAKPSQVGPLLRQAFKLS
- a CDS encoding ATP-grasp domain-containing protein; the protein is MKLFEFQAKEAFAESGIPIPQGILCSTVAEVQTALKAIGLPCVLKSQVLRGGRGKAGLIQVVKTEDEAMGKAAELFASPHGVFRILVEQAVDIAQELYLAITLNPVTAQISIISSAEGGVEIEKLAEESPEKLVKVDVDIDRGLMPHHVREVTFGLGLQDELAKKVGEVLRNLYKVFRKYGAELAEINPLFVDADGEIVAGDGKLITDDNMGNFDGKYPLTRAHFDSDTEYEAALEGIPYLQFDGDISLMCAGAGLTTTVFDLINYAGGTVANYLEFGGPNYKKAREAMRLCLRNKCKVILVVTFGTIARADVMANGLVEAINELNPDVPIVTCIRGTNEEEAFDTLRVAGLDPLGETEEAVQRAVDIAAGRVK
- a CDS encoding aldehyde dehydrogenase family protein: MKSVDELLSAAKQAQKTFSGYTQQQIDDVCLSVGWEVYNDANAAILAKMAVEETGYGNFESKFVKHKRKIGGVLHDIKGVKTVGCIERNEETGISKYAKPVGVVCAILPATNPTATAGGKAISILKGGNAVIFKPSSRAKECTTKAIEFMRNGLKQVGAPEDLIQVIELPEREDTAELMRKSDLIVATGSGPLVKAAYSSGTPAYGVGAGNAVAIVAEDADIPDAVQKIHSSKTFDYATSCSSENAIIVVDAVYDQTIAAFKEMNVHVCSAQEADALKQHMWKLNKKGKMALNPDVIAQSSLVIANGAGISVPENTTMLLVESAEDPRTDQFADEKISPVLVAYRAKDFDAAVDILKILTSRVGPGHSCGIHTFKRDYIERLGNEMPTSRVTVRQPMAAANGGYPCNRMPSTATLGCGTWGGNITTENVHFKHFLNITWVNEPVEPWAFTDEEMWGAFWKKYNM
- the xsc gene encoding sulfoacetaldehyde acetyltransferase; amino-acid sequence: MPKMTPSEAMTEVLVQEGVNHVSGILGSAFMDMLDLFPAAGIDFISVRHEQTAGHMEDAYSRLTGRAGVVIGQNGPGITNYVTAVATANMAHSPMVVLSPSAGSISVGWDGFQECDTWNLFKPITKASLRVPHPKRAADIVRTAFRIAYAERGPVLVDIPRDYFYGELDEDILHPSQYRVAPGGIGNPEHFAAAVEVLKNAKNPVIISGRGVVDSGCVATIKAMAEYLGAPVATTYLHNDAFPCDHPLWTGPIGYMGSKAAMRILQKADVILAVGTRLSYFGTLPQYDINYFPKTAKIVQIDINPRHIAKTHPVAVGLCADAKDASEELFARLRQAVPAKTDLTYVHNMVTDELNGWYQEIALIADEPVEAGRMHPRKALEVVGKFITDNDAIATTDIGNTSSTANSYLRFKNPKRHVATLTFGNTGFAYQAALGAQLACPEDLTVAIVGDGAWGMSLFEVPTACQYNLPVIATVYNNGAWCAEKKNQVDFYNNRFVGADIWSKSYAKIAEAMGADGYTVNTQKDLAEALEAAKKNRRPAVIEVMTDGTRLAPPFRRDALALPTRYLPKYEHLDKKNF